One part of the Vicia villosa cultivar HV-30 ecotype Madison, WI linkage group LG6, Vvil1.0, whole genome shotgun sequence genome encodes these proteins:
- the LOC131612524 gene encoding uncharacterized protein LOC131612524 yields MEVPDTEEQSQVDDSSPKITTPIEEEQKDEDEHMSNAREEPKGGGESKGDKPKLDGTANATHSVGTVKDFRASSTTTTTPLTPTEIENLKKTKPAEYLKAIMSGRKSSTSNSSTTSDGNLSVKPTNQILHKIRETVFDNNLIREKVCICCC; encoded by the coding sequence ATGGAAGTCCCCGACACTGAAGAACAATCCCAAGTGGATGATTCTTCTCCAAAAATTACTACTCCAATTGAAGAGGAGCAAAAGGATGAGGATGAACATATGTCCAATGCCCGTGAAGAACCTAAAGGGGGAGGAGAATCCAAAGGGGACAAACCTAAACTAGATGGTACTGCTAATGCTACTCATTCCGTTGGGACTGTTAAAGACTTTAGGGCCTCTTCGACCACCACAACTACTCCTCTTACTCCAACCGAGATAGAGAACTTAAAGAAGACTAAGCCTGCTGAGTATTTGAAGGCTATAATGAGTGGAAGGAAAAGTTCGACGTCTAATTCTTCGACTACTTCTGATGGAAATCTCTCTGTCAAACCTACTAACCAGATCCTCCATAAGATCAGGGAGACGGTCTTTGATAACAATTTGATTAGGGAAAAGGTGTgcatatgttgttgttga